Within Chlorogloeopsis sp. ULAP01, the genomic segment TGGGATCGGTACGAACTGCCTGACAAAGCTCAATGCCACTCAATTGAGGCATATTCACATCTAAAATTAACAAATCCGGCATGACAGCTTGGAGTACTTCCCAAAAATGTAATGGATCTTCTAGTTCTGTCATCCTGATACCCCAAGGTTCTAACATCGGGCGCAGTATCTCTAGCATTACTGGATCGTCATCTACAACCAGTACATTTATTACTTGGGAACGGCTGCGCTGTAATATCTGTAATGCAGTATTCCAAATTTGAGTAGCTGTGGCGGGTTTAGCCAGAAATCCCCGTGCTCCAGCACGAGCTACTGTGACGCGATCTACCAATCCATCAACAGCAGCAAGCACTAGTACCGCCAGAGGTGGAGTACGATTGGCTAAGTCTAATAGTAATGCCAAACTTTCTTCTCGCCACCCCGCCTCATCTATACTTAGTACTACCAAATCGGGTGATGTATTTTGTAGATAGTGTTTAGCATCCTCTAATTTAGTAATTTGTTTCCAGTAAATATCCCCAGTCTGTACTAATTTTTGCAATTGTGCGCCTAATTGCAGATCGGGATCGATGAGCAGTAAACGGGCATCAGGAAGGGGAGGGAGTGGAGCAGATAGGGGAGATGGGGAAGATGGGGAAGAATTTACTCTTATTACTCCCTCAACTCGTTGTCCGCTTGTCCCCTTGTCCTCTTTCCCCTGTTTTTTCAGATTTAATAAGTTGTCTAACTTCTCTATGAGTGATATTAACTGACGTTGTTGGGCTGCTGATAACTTACTATCCCCTTCTAGAATCCTTTCTATTTCTCGCGCCGTCTGGGTACCAGTTTCTTTGCCAAACATTCCCAACACACCAGCTAGTTTGTGTGCTGCTCGCCCCGCAGACTGGTGTAAATCAGAACCTAATTTTCCAGTGTGCAACTCTCCTGCGGCTTGTTGCAGTACTTGTATTCGTTCTGCCATTAGTTCTTGATACTGGTTCCACATCCCACTCATCGCTTGATTGAACTGCTGTTCAACATTTGGATTGAAAATTTTGGTTGGGGAGTTTGAGATTTGAGATTTTTCCTGAGAATGTGATTTTAGCCGATATCCTACACCGTAGACATTTTCAATCCAGTCTGATGCTCCTGCTGCTTTTAACTTTTGCCGCAAACCTTTAATGTGCGACTTTACACTTTCTTCTTGAGGAGGATCGTCAAATGTCCACAGATGCTCGATGATATCACCCCGACTATAAACTCGTGCTGGATTCCTCAAGAATAACTCCAATAGGCTGTATTCTTTGGGTGTTAATTCTAGTGGCTTATCTTCGTACTTAGCCTCACAAATACTTGGATCTAGCCGTAGTGCGCCTACTTGTAATACAGGAGTACGAGGGACATCACCCCGACGCAACAGCGCTCTTACCCGTGCTTGAAGTTCACCGACCTCAAAAGGTTTAATTAGGTAATCATCTGCACCTGCATCCAGTCCGCGAATCCGATCGCTACTAGCATCTTTAGCTGTCATTAATAAAATCGGAGTCAAAAAGCCTTTAGAGCGCAATTGCTGGCACAAAGTAATACCATCTAACTTTGGTAGTCCCACATCCATTAAAAGCAGGTCATATTTAGTACTCTCGACATATTCCCAGCCAGTTTCTCCATCCGCAACGATATCTACAACATAATTTTGCTTGTGGAGCGATCGCGACAAGATATCGGCTAAAACCTCGTCATCCTCGATGAGCAAGATTCTCATTCCTCGTTTCTCCCATCTATCACTGCTGTCTATATATGAGGAGAATCGCCTGTTTTTAGTAAGTATGTCAACTGAATATAGAAGTACTAAAAATTACTAAGACTTTGGCTATTTTCTCATAGGTGATAGATTAAAAATTATTTTGCTCAAACAGATATTAACTAGCAAATACTATCTATAAATACTTGAATCTTCTGTCAATGCGATCACAGCGAAAACTCTGAATATGAAAATTTTGTATTTTTTGTTACTAGCTTTTTGCATTTTACACCAAAGCTGGTAAAACCTTTTCACTAAAAACCTCAATAAACTGCTGCTGCTCTTGGTTGACGTTGTGCAGAATTAATTCATCAAAACCCAATTCAATGTAATTGTGCAACCACTCTATATGCTGATAGCAGTCAGCCGAAATGCGGATGTGTTCGTATAGTTCCTCTGGTTTGACAAACTCGCCAGCAGCATCAAATTGTTGGGGAGTTCGCAATTCTGTCATGACGATATTCTTGAAAATATTGTTGCGCCACTGTTGATGTGCTTTTTGTTTTGCTGCCTCCTCATCGCGATCATAAGAAAGCTGTACTTTCAAAATCATTGGCTTGCCTTCTCCACCTCCACGACGAAAAGCATCAACCACTTTTTGCAATTCTTCTAGTGGGTGAGAGATCGTAATTAAACCATCTGCCCAACTGCCCAACCACTCTGCCGTTTTTGCGGTGACAGCAGCACCAATAATTAGAGGAAGGATTTGCGGACGGGTATAAAGTTTTGCTTCTTCAACGCAAACCAAACCGTGATGAGTAACGGTTTCCCCAGCCCAAAGAGCGCGGATGATATCAACACAGTCTTTGAGGCGGGCATTGCGATCGCTCTTGCAAGGCCATTTATCTCCTGTAATTTGTTCATTCACTGCTTGACCACTACCAACTGTAAGCCAAAAGCGGTTAGGGAACATTTCTGCTAGAGTTGCAGCTGCTTGAGCAACAATTGCAGGATGATACCGTTGCCCAGGAGCGCAAACAATGCGGTAGGAAAGCTTAGGAGTTGCTTGCATTGCCGCACCCAACCACGACCAAGCAAAACCGCTTTGTCCTTGTTGCTCACTCCAAGGGTGGAAGTGATCGGAAGACAGAGCAAGGCTAAAGCCTGCTTGTTCTGCCATCTGCACATATCTCAACAGTTCGCTAGGTTTGAATTGTTCGTGGGAAGCGTGATATCCAATCTTGGCCATAATTTTCTCCGTATCAGTTGCAGTCCCTTTTGATTACGTGTTGTGTAAGCTCTGCTCTTCAGATCGCTCCCAGGAGTTGTAAAAGATAGATCAATGCAAATACGGCAAAAAATATTCCTGCGATCGCTGTACCAGCAAAAATTATTTTTGATGGTTGTAGTTCTTTTGGCAACATCCGGTGGTTAAGGTAGAGCGTAAGTCCAGTCACAATGGGAATGTGGGCAGCTTCAATTGCGCCTGCTGTTTGCAGTAAGCCAACAGGTTGACCGAAGAACAAATAAACAGCTATTGGTAAAACTGTCAGTAGAACTACAATGTAAACACGCTGCAAGAACTTCTCGTTAGTCCACCGTCCACGCACACCAAAACCCTGGACAATAATCTGCGTACCATCAGCAAACATCCGTCCAAAACCATCTTCTACTGACAGTACAGTACTACAAAAGGTGATAAAAACAATCGCCACCATAAACCAGAAGCCAAAAGGCCCCCAAAGATCGCCTAGTAGTCTTCCCAGAGTTTCTGCTACCTGATTTTCTTGTGGTACTATTCCCAGTGGACGTAGCAACTCACCACCGAGAATCAGGAAAGACAATGCTGCCAATAGCGCACCAACCACAGCTAAGGTGTTGGATATAGCCATTAGATTTAACCAACCGCGTAATTTCTTTTTTTGCTCCTGGTTGAGTTGCTTGGGATCTATACTTTCTTTTCCCTTAACACTAGCAGCACCATATCCTCTAGCTTCAACCCAGTAAGAATACCACATTAACCCAGCTGCTCCAGCTAGCATAAAACCCAACCAAGGTAGTATTTCTTGATACTGTATATTCTGTGGAATTTGCGGTATTAATCCAGTTGCTAGTTGACGAACATTAGGAAAAACCAGAATAGCAGCTGTTACCACTGCAACTGTGCGAGCAATTCCTACATAAGAAGAAATCTTTTCTACTAAGTTGTATTGTCCAAACAAAACAATTGCCGCCGTGACAACGATGATGATTACTGTCCACAGTTGCACACCTCCTCGAGTAACCAAAATCAGTGCCGTAGCAGCAGCTCCTGCCAGCCCAGCAACAGTAGAAATCGCTACCACTAACTGTGGTAATAATATCAGCCAGATAGCCCAGTTTTTCGGCCCAGGAAGTTGCCTGAAACCTTCTAGGATAGTTGCACCAGTACAAACTGAAAAGCGACCTACCTCACCATTAATAAACCATTTCAGAATCACAGCAGCAAGTAACGCCCATAGCAAAGAGTAGCCATAGAATGCGGCAATTCTGGGTGTAAATAGCAATTCACCAGAACCCGCAGCCGAAAGCATCCATAAAAAACTCGGCCCAAGCCACTTCAGGTTTTCCCAACCATGTGGCGATTCTGGTATATTTTGTATATTTTTTTCTTGCTGTCTTTTTGTAGTTTTTGATGAATCGCGATCGCTTTGATTATTCATTTCCTGGAGAAGATGAACCTCTGTGGCTACAGCCAGATTTTGTCGAATAACTGCAAAAGGTTCATCAATCAAAGGTAAAGTTTCTATTTCTACCTTAAGATTGTTCTATTCTACTGAAAACTCTGCGAATTAACCTATCTGCGGTAGGATGTGCTTAAAAACACAGATTCCTGACTTCTGTTGAGAAGTCGGGCATGTTAGACTTATCAAAAATTATCAAAAAGCGCCCCACTCATATCAGCCCCTCTTAAGTCTGCTTGAGAGAAATTTGCGCCTCTCAAATCTGCTTCACTTAAATTGGCATTTCTTAAGCAAGCATGACTTAAATTTGCTCCTTTTAGATCTGCCCGCGACAGATTTGCTGAGAT encodes:
- a CDS encoding response regulator, encoding MRILLIEDDEVLADILSRSLHKQNYVVDIVADGETGWEYVESTKYDLLLMDVGLPKLDGITLCQQLRSKGFLTPILLMTAKDASSDRIRGLDAGADDYLIKPFEVGELQARVRALLRRGDVPRTPVLQVGALRLDPSICEAKYEDKPLELTPKEYSLLELFLRNPARVYSRGDIIEHLWTFDDPPQEESVKSHIKGLRQKLKAAGASDWIENVYGVGYRLKSHSQEKSQISNSPTKIFNPNVEQQFNQAMSGMWNQYQELMAERIQVLQQAAGELHTGKLGSDLHQSAGRAAHKLAGVLGMFGKETGTQTAREIERILEGDSKLSAAQQRQLISLIEKLDNLLNLKKQGKEDKGTSGQRVEGVIRVNSSPSSPSPLSAPLPPLPDARLLLIDPDLQLGAQLQKLVQTGDIYWKQITKLEDAKHYLQNTSPDLVVLSIDEAGWREESLALLLDLANRTPPLAVLVLAAVDGLVDRVTVARAGARGFLAKPATATQIWNTALQILQRSRSQVINVLVVDDDPVMLEILRPMLEPWGIRMTELEDPLHFWEVLQAVMPDLLILDVNMPQLSGIELCQAVRTDPNWQELPILFLTAHREMETVQQVFAAGADDYVVKPVVGAELLARITHRLERARLLQAFYTKDLITGVANQPQSDRDLQQFIIHAQTHSQLVCLAIFSVADLRQINIQYGHEAGNQVLQKWGRLFQSTFRGGEVVGYWGNGEFVVGISGLTKAEMSDRLSDVLTTLRQQIFIAADGTRYQAICNFAVVEYPTDGLNVASLYQAASSILEISKNE
- a CDS encoding TIGR03885 family FMN-dependent LLM class oxidoreductase → MAKIGYHASHEQFKPSELLRYVQMAEQAGFSLALSSDHFHPWSEQQGQSGFAWSWLGAAMQATPKLSYRIVCAPGQRYHPAIVAQAAATLAEMFPNRFWLTVGSGQAVNEQITGDKWPCKSDRNARLKDCVDIIRALWAGETVTHHGLVCVEEAKLYTRPQILPLIIGAAVTAKTAEWLGSWADGLITISHPLEELQKVVDAFRRGGGEGKPMILKVQLSYDRDEEAAKQKAHQQWRNNIFKNIVMTELRTPQQFDAAGEFVKPEELYEHIRISADCYQHIEWLHNYIELGFDELILHNVNQEQQQFIEVFSEKVLPALV
- a CDS encoding Nramp family divalent metal transporter, translating into MNNQSDRDSSKTTKRQQEKNIQNIPESPHGWENLKWLGPSFLWMLSAAGSGELLFTPRIAAFYGYSLLWALLAAVILKWFINGEVGRFSVCTGATILEGFRQLPGPKNWAIWLILLPQLVVAISTVAGLAGAAATALILVTRGGVQLWTVIIIVVTAAIVLFGQYNLVEKISSYVGIARTVAVVTAAILVFPNVRQLATGLIPQIPQNIQYQEILPWLGFMLAGAAGLMWYSYWVEARGYGAASVKGKESIDPKQLNQEQKKKLRGWLNLMAISNTLAVVGALLAALSFLILGGELLRPLGIVPQENQVAETLGRLLGDLWGPFGFWFMVAIVFITFCSTVLSVEDGFGRMFADGTQIIVQGFGVRGRWTNEKFLQRVYIVVLLTVLPIAVYLFFGQPVGLLQTAGAIEAAHIPIVTGLTLYLNHRMLPKELQPSKIIFAGTAIAGIFFAVFALIYLLQLLGAI